A single region of the Idiomarinaceae bacterium HL-53 genome encodes:
- a CDS encoding Cation transport regulator ChaC: MPLAENQPVWVFGYGSLIYKVDFPYLERRPASIRGWHRRFWQGSHDHRGTPEDPGRVLTLVAEPNAECVGMAYLVMPDVFEHLDHREKNGYLRIETTFSFIDEQKPHTANGLVYIATAENAAYLGAATEREIAAHIARSSGPSGANDEYVLKLAQALRDLNTEDTHVFAIERYLTER; this comes from the coding sequence ATGCCATTGGCTGAAAACCAACCTGTCTGGGTATTTGGCTATGGGTCTCTTATTTATAAAGTAGATTTTCCCTATCTTGAACGTCGACCCGCGTCTATTCGAGGCTGGCACAGACGTTTTTGGCAAGGTTCGCACGACCATCGAGGTACGCCAGAAGATCCGGGACGAGTCCTTACGTTAGTGGCGGAGCCAAACGCCGAGTGTGTGGGAATGGCATATCTGGTTATGCCAGACGTATTTGAGCACCTTGATCATCGTGAGAAAAATGGCTACTTACGGATTGAAACCACATTTTCGTTTATCGACGAACAGAAACCGCACACTGCAAATGGACTGGTTTATATTGCCACAGCTGAGAACGCCGCTTACTTGGGTGCTGCCACTGAGCGAGAGATTGCTGCGCATATTGCTCGTTCGAGCGGGCCGAGTGGGGCCAACGATGAGTACGTTTTAAAGCTCGCGCAGGCGCTTCGCGATTTAAACACCGAAGACACCCACGTATTTGCGATCGAGCGATATTTAACCGAACGCTAA
- a CDS encoding two-component system, NarL family, nitrate/nitrite response regulator NarL, with amino-acid sequence MYKYFEIDSVTQNRDAPIYVHDHQNLLARMHPSLLHSLPQAQEFESAPPAPVGSCLLVAQFAEIDQVIENIKNIKNTSPRCQIMLLSQYEGYKQLGVVIRSGARHCLCLQDPTEVLVAQVDQARQGKITMCQSALRALVDGLQSQAIEMQERLAELTLREKQTLEFIALGFTNKDIADQLGIAEGTVKVHVKNLLRKLGFKTRLAAASWLYAYEHGLM; translated from the coding sequence ATGTATAAATATTTTGAAATTGACTCGGTTACACAGAATCGAGATGCGCCTATCTATGTGCACGATCATCAAAACCTGCTGGCTCGAATGCACCCCTCACTACTTCATTCATTGCCACAGGCTCAAGAATTCGAAAGCGCTCCCCCGGCACCGGTGGGCTCTTGCTTGTTGGTGGCGCAATTCGCTGAAATCGATCAGGTCATTGAGAACATCAAGAATATAAAAAACACCAGCCCGCGTTGCCAGATTATGTTGTTAAGCCAATACGAGGGCTATAAGCAACTTGGCGTCGTAATTCGAAGTGGGGCTCGCCATTGCTTGTGCTTACAGGACCCAACTGAAGTGCTTGTGGCGCAAGTTGACCAAGCACGCCAAGGTAAAATTACAATGTGTCAGAGCGCGCTTCGAGCACTTGTTGATGGCTTGCAAAGCCAAGCTATAGAAATGCAAGAACGCCTTGCGGAACTGACGCTTAGAGAAAAACAAACGCTCGAATTTATTGCGCTCGGCTTCACCAACAAAGACATTGCGGACCAACTTGGCATTGCCGAAGGCACCGTGAAGGTGCACGTGAAAAACCTGCTTCGCAAGTTAGGCTTTAAAACTCGGCTTGCCGCGGCGAGCTGGCTCTATGCTTACGAACACGGCCTGATGTAA
- a CDS encoding Short-chain dehydrogenase, which yields MKVDQQPHVFITGGANGLGFALAKHYLARGARVCIGDRDIAGGEQALESLRKISDACLFLPCDVTQSDALTEVASELMKTWGRVDIVINNAGVAQVGAIEDVSDDDWHWIIDINLMGVVRGCRAFTPLFKKQKAGYFINVASMAGLLDVPRMSAYNSTKAAVVSLSETLQHELAGDGIGVSVVCPSFFQTNLGASMRSSVPNMQDTLAKLMRKSDLTAEDVAKIIANAAENREFYILPHKKARGIWRLKKWLPRAWYARIMAKQTRGIRRK from the coding sequence GTGAAAGTAGACCAACAACCTCATGTGTTTATTACCGGCGGCGCGAACGGCCTTGGCTTCGCACTTGCGAAACATTACCTCGCACGGGGCGCGAGAGTATGCATAGGCGATCGCGATATTGCCGGCGGTGAACAAGCGCTCGAATCGCTCCGCAAAATTTCTGATGCATGTTTATTTTTACCGTGCGACGTAACGCAGAGTGACGCACTGACGGAAGTTGCATCTGAACTTATGAAAACTTGGGGCCGCGTGGATATCGTGATCAATAATGCAGGGGTTGCACAAGTCGGCGCGATAGAAGACGTGTCCGACGATGATTGGCACTGGATTATTGATATTAATTTAATGGGAGTAGTTCGCGGATGCCGGGCTTTTACCCCTTTGTTCAAAAAGCAGAAAGCAGGATATTTTATCAATGTCGCGTCTATGGCAGGCCTGCTTGATGTGCCTCGTATGTCAGCTTACAACAGCACAAAAGCAGCCGTAGTCTCGCTGTCGGAAACGCTACAACATGAGCTTGCAGGCGATGGGATTGGCGTAAGCGTCGTCTGCCCGTCATTTTTCCAAACGAACTTAGGTGCCTCCATGCGCTCGTCGGTGCCAAATATGCAAGACACCTTAGCGAAACTTATGCGCAAGAGCGATTTAACTGCCGAAGACGTTGCGAAGATTATTGCAAACGCTGCCGAGAATCGAGAGTTCTACATACTTCCCCATAAAAAGGCGAGAGGTATTTGGCGGCTCAAAAAGTGGCTACCTCGCGCTTGGTATGCCCGCATTATGGCAAAACAAACACGTGGAATTAGGAGGAAATAA
- a CDS encoding conserved hypothetical integral membrane protein, which produces MVHITHILFIFTALLSLSGILGGPLALLLGIIFALGGWVPTHLPLAKWTKQLLAVAIVLLGFRVAIPEALTLLQQNIMLIGLCIGLAFLLCVVAARLLGVSSEVSHLLGAGTAICGGSAIAAVAPVIRARNTAIGVALGCVFVLNALALWLFPLVGHWLELSQQQFGIWAAVAIHDTASVVAAAHEYGDKALATATTLKLSRALAIIPMVFIFALLVQRQEKAVKGRVYFPWFIAGFVITAGFASFFPSFGALYTLLAAGGKHLLTLSIFLIGASLSLTLLRQTGWRAMAVAVIAWLGVSIFSLLWVLQRISI; this is translated from the coding sequence ATGGTTCATATTACCCACATTTTATTTATTTTCACGGCCTTATTGAGCCTGTCGGGAATTCTCGGTGGGCCTCTCGCCCTGTTGCTAGGCATTATTTTCGCTTTAGGCGGATGGGTTCCGACGCATTTACCACTCGCGAAGTGGACAAAACAATTGCTCGCCGTTGCAATTGTACTACTCGGATTTCGTGTTGCCATTCCTGAGGCGCTCACGTTATTGCAGCAAAATATTATGTTGATTGGGCTCTGTATTGGCCTCGCTTTTTTACTCTGTGTGGTCGCCGCCCGACTCCTTGGTGTGTCGTCTGAGGTTTCACACCTATTAGGTGCTGGTACCGCTATTTGCGGAGGAAGCGCAATTGCGGCGGTTGCTCCTGTCATTCGCGCACGGAATACTGCGATAGGCGTGGCATTAGGTTGCGTATTTGTATTGAATGCGCTGGCGCTATGGCTCTTTCCTTTGGTCGGGCATTGGCTTGAATTGAGCCAGCAGCAGTTTGGCATTTGGGCTGCTGTTGCCATTCACGATACCGCTTCCGTGGTTGCGGCCGCCCATGAATATGGCGATAAAGCACTTGCCACTGCAACAACGCTGAAGCTTTCGCGTGCGCTTGCCATCATTCCGATGGTGTTCATTTTTGCACTGCTGGTACAAAGGCAAGAGAAAGCAGTTAAAGGGCGTGTTTATTTTCCTTGGTTCATTGCAGGCTTCGTAATCACGGCAGGGTTTGCTAGCTTTTTTCCTTCATTCGGAGCTCTATATACATTGCTTGCAGCAGGAGGTAAGCACTTACTTACGCTTAGTATATTTCTCATTGGCGCAAGCTTAAGCCTTACACTTCTCAGGCAAACAGGTTGGCGAGCGATGGCGGTAGCAGTTATTGCTTGGCTTGGCGTTTCGATATTCTCTCTGCTTTGGGTGTTGCAACGCATTTCAATCTAG
- a CDS encoding oxygen-independent coproporphyrinogen-3 oxidase — MEQAFGNLLGKYDVQGPRYTSYPTALSLSEDFSQPRIIQALTEHAGPLSLYVHLPFCHKLCYYCGCNRVITRHQEKADEYLNFLEKEMQNYSAYTQKNPIQALHLGGGTPTFLTEQQLSRLMDMLRRHFRFEPARALEVSIEIDPRSCSLEKLAHLRSLGFNRVSYGVQDINEATQIAINRVQPLSLVQAHVTKARELGFESINLDLVYGLPLQTPTTFAQAVEAVIKLAPERVSLFSYAHLPTRFAAQRKIPTEMLPQGKEKLALMLNAAHRFQAAGYQFIGMDHFAKPSDSLAKAQRSGELQRNFQGYTTHGTNSLLGLGVSSISQVNGIIWQHEKELSTWRKAIAKVQLPIAKAVALSADDVIRGDLIADLICHFRLDIDAFAHKWQIDFHEYFANSLPNLYAMEADGLIELTPKAIQVTELGRWFVRVICGNFDAYLNPLRERFSKVV, encoded by the coding sequence ATGGAGCAGGCATTCGGCAACCTGTTAGGGAAATATGATGTGCAGGGACCTCGATATACGTCTTACCCAACAGCACTCTCGCTTTCAGAAGATTTCTCACAACCGCGAATAATACAAGCGCTTACTGAGCATGCAGGGCCACTAAGTTTATATGTCCATCTGCCCTTTTGTCACAAGCTTTGTTATTACTGTGGATGCAACCGCGTCATTACGCGGCATCAAGAGAAGGCAGATGAATATTTGAATTTCCTTGAAAAGGAAATGCAGAATTATAGTGCCTATACGCAGAAAAATCCTATACAAGCACTTCATCTGGGCGGCGGAACCCCCACGTTCCTTACCGAGCAACAGTTGAGTCGCCTCATGGACATGCTGCGCCGACATTTTAGATTTGAACCAGCACGAGCGCTTGAAGTAAGTATTGAGATCGATCCTCGAAGTTGTTCACTTGAGAAACTAGCGCATTTACGAAGTTTGGGTTTCAACCGCGTGAGTTATGGCGTTCAAGATATAAATGAGGCCACCCAGATTGCAATCAACCGAGTGCAGCCCCTTTCATTAGTTCAGGCGCATGTAACAAAAGCCAGAGAGCTTGGTTTTGAAAGCATTAATCTCGATTTGGTGTATGGGCTTCCCTTACAAACGCCAACAACCTTTGCGCAGGCGGTTGAGGCAGTCATCAAGCTTGCCCCAGAGCGGGTGAGTCTCTTCAGTTATGCTCATCTGCCAACACGCTTTGCAGCTCAACGTAAAATACCGACAGAAATGTTACCGCAGGGAAAGGAAAAGCTCGCTTTGATGCTCAATGCGGCCCATCGCTTCCAAGCTGCAGGCTACCAATTTATTGGCATGGACCATTTTGCGAAACCCTCAGACAGCTTGGCAAAGGCGCAGCGCTCTGGAGAACTTCAACGTAATTTCCAAGGTTATACGACGCATGGAACGAATTCCCTCCTCGGTCTAGGCGTGTCGTCAATTAGTCAGGTTAATGGCATTATTTGGCAGCATGAGAAAGAACTCTCAACTTGGCGAAAGGCGATCGCTAAAGTTCAACTACCCATAGCAAAAGCGGTAGCCTTGAGTGCCGACGACGTAATTCGGGGCGACCTGATTGCGGACCTTATTTGCCATTTTCGATTAGATATCGACGCCTTCGCGCACAAATGGCAGATCGATTTTCACGAATATTTCGCGAATAGTTTGCCAAATCTGTACGCAATGGAAGCAGATGGACTAATCGAACTGACGCCAAAAGCTATCCAAGTCACCGAGCTGGGTCGTTGGTTCGTGCGGGTTATTTGTGGTAATTTTGACGCGTACCTAAACCCGTTAAGAGAACGTTTTTCCAAAGTGGTGTAA
- a CDS encoding 23S rRNA m(1)G-745 methyltransferase, producing MKINGFKQFICPLEGELLSENASGWSCPHGHHFDRAKEGYVNLLPAHFKRSKDPGDSKAMVTARGQFLQANYYEPLASFLADLISAYQESLGDHASGTLTCLDAGCGEGYYLRAIADQLSWDEQDVFWQAVGVDISKWAVQAAAKKAPQLSWVVASNAQLPVPSASFDILLNVFGFAVYEEFHRVVKKEGMLIEVNPGPEHLKELREIIYPEVTTKDEPAREAGAGFKTFERRTIRYKVILERPEDIQNLLTMTPHRYRISQERIIAVEQLTSLEVTVQFEIHLMSKGVAGPVTLH from the coding sequence ATGAAAATTAATGGATTTAAGCAGTTTATTTGCCCACTGGAAGGGGAACTATTATCCGAGAACGCGAGCGGCTGGTCATGCCCTCACGGACATCACTTTGATCGTGCGAAAGAGGGGTACGTGAATTTATTACCTGCGCATTTCAAGCGTTCGAAAGATCCTGGCGACAGCAAAGCAATGGTGACGGCGCGAGGGCAATTCTTACAAGCAAACTATTATGAGCCACTCGCTTCATTTCTCGCCGATCTCATAAGTGCTTATCAAGAAAGTTTAGGTGATCACGCCTCCGGTACGCTTACTTGTTTAGATGCGGGGTGTGGCGAAGGGTATTACTTGCGAGCGATTGCCGATCAATTGAGTTGGGACGAGCAAGATGTGTTTTGGCAAGCGGTAGGCGTCGATATATCAAAATGGGCTGTACAAGCAGCTGCGAAGAAAGCACCACAGTTAAGCTGGGTTGTCGCCTCTAATGCTCAACTTCCGGTTCCCTCAGCTTCTTTCGATATCTTGTTAAATGTATTTGGTTTTGCTGTGTATGAAGAGTTTCACCGCGTGGTAAAAAAGGAAGGAATGCTGATTGAAGTGAATCCTGGACCCGAGCATTTAAAAGAGTTACGTGAAATTATTTACCCAGAAGTAACCACAAAAGACGAGCCTGCGAGAGAAGCTGGTGCGGGTTTCAAAACCTTTGAGCGGCGCACTATCAGATACAAGGTAATACTGGAGCGCCCAGAAGACATTCAAAATTTATTAACGATGACACCGCATCGTTATCGTATCTCACAAGAGCGTATTATTGCGGTTGAGCAGCTCACGTCTCTTGAAGTGACGGTTCAGTTTGAGATTCATCTGATGTCAAAAGGCGTCGCTGGGCCTGTGACTCTGCATTAA
- a CDS encoding succinate-semialdehyde dehydrogenase / glutarate-semialdehyde dehydrogenase — MSWSESATALLRSKCLVNGQWVDSSSQSAIEITNPANQQVIGAVPKLSAAEVEKAVHAAHQALPAWRKRTAQARSIILRTWFDLIIANQSALAEIMTREQGKPHAEAEGEIAYAASFIEWYAEEAKRIYGKTIPGPSETGRIVVTREPVGVCAAITPWNFPAAMITRKVGPALAAGCTMIVKPASQTPLTALALGVLAEQAGVPAGVLNIVTGSASDIGEVLSTHPQVRKLSFTGSTRVGSKLMAQCASTVKKVSLELGGNAPFIVFDDADIDAAAQGAVDCKFRNAGQTCVCTNRIYVQRRVYEPFIQAFKEKVAALKLGDGMAPGVNIGPLINEDAVEKVEAHIQDALTLGGELILGGERSELGGLWFQPTIVGKATQQMQCATEETFGPLAPVFIFDDEDEGIQFANATEFGLAAYFYAQNIHRIRRVSEALEAGIVGINTGLISNASAPFGGVKSSGIGREGGRHGMDEYTEIKYLAFG; from the coding sequence ATGAGCTGGAGTGAATCAGCGACTGCATTACTTAGATCAAAATGCTTAGTGAACGGGCAATGGGTAGACTCCTCTAGCCAATCCGCAATTGAAATTACCAATCCTGCCAATCAACAAGTGATTGGCGCAGTACCTAAATTATCTGCCGCAGAAGTTGAGAAAGCTGTGCATGCGGCTCATCAGGCCTTACCTGCATGGCGAAAACGTACCGCACAAGCGCGCTCGATCATACTACGCACTTGGTTTGACTTAATCATCGCAAACCAATCCGCCCTTGCTGAAATAATGACCCGGGAACAGGGTAAACCGCACGCGGAAGCTGAGGGTGAAATAGCCTATGCTGCGAGCTTTATTGAATGGTACGCAGAAGAAGCCAAACGAATTTATGGAAAGACCATCCCTGGACCTTCCGAGACGGGCCGTATCGTGGTAACTCGTGAACCCGTAGGTGTCTGTGCTGCAATTACACCTTGGAACTTTCCCGCAGCAATGATTACCCGAAAAGTGGGACCGGCGCTGGCCGCTGGCTGCACTATGATAGTGAAACCTGCTTCCCAAACACCCCTTACCGCTCTCGCACTTGGCGTATTAGCCGAGCAAGCCGGTGTGCCGGCTGGGGTTCTGAATATTGTCACCGGCAGTGCCAGCGACATCGGCGAAGTACTCTCCACTCACCCACAAGTTCGCAAACTGAGTTTCACCGGCTCTACACGTGTCGGCTCAAAGCTTATGGCGCAATGCGCCAGTACCGTGAAAAAAGTATCTTTAGAGTTAGGAGGAAACGCTCCTTTTATCGTTTTCGACGATGCAGATATCGATGCCGCAGCGCAAGGCGCTGTCGACTGTAAATTCCGTAACGCCGGGCAAACCTGTGTTTGTACCAATCGAATTTACGTACAAAGGCGCGTTTACGAACCCTTTATACAAGCCTTTAAAGAGAAAGTAGCCGCTCTGAAGCTCGGTGATGGTATGGCGCCTGGCGTCAACATAGGTCCTCTCATTAATGAGGATGCGGTAGAAAAGGTCGAAGCGCACATACAAGATGCGCTTACGCTTGGCGGGGAGCTCATACTGGGTGGGGAACGCTCAGAGCTCGGTGGGTTATGGTTTCAACCCACAATCGTAGGGAAGGCCACGCAACAAATGCAATGCGCCACCGAAGAAACATTTGGGCCGCTTGCGCCCGTGTTTATTTTTGATGATGAAGACGAAGGCATTCAATTCGCAAATGCGACCGAGTTTGGACTTGCCGCTTACTTTTACGCGCAAAATATTCATCGAATTCGGCGAGTAAGCGAAGCGCTTGAGGCCGGTATTGTTGGAATAAATACCGGGCTTATTTCGAATGCTTCTGCGCCTTTTGGCGGTGTCAAGTCGTCTGGCATCGGCCGCGAAGGCGGTCGTCATGGCATGGACGAGTACACCGAGATAAAGTACTTAGCGTTCGGTTAA
- a CDS encoding Malonyl CoA-acyl carrier protein transacylase — MTNTKKRVVVVCPGRGTYNRNELGYLARYHERQRHLLAEFDSLRQAQGRATLSALDSAPLFKSREHLQAQNAAPLIYSCALFDFLNLNSDSYEIVAVTGNSMGWYIALACAGALEPKQGFELVSGMSDLTQGADLGGQLIYPIVDEHWRLDPNRVEKVHAVLTSSGNTPAEQLYISIEFGGYAVLAGSHAAIRAAKAQLPVLEDKYPLELPGHSAFHTPLMERASEKAFEKFNMEFFNAPKLPLIDGDGRVWQPELTSVEALRKYTLQQQVTATYGFSKAIRVALREFTPDALVLTGPGSTMGGAIAQEMIAQKWHDLSSKEDFVSRQAEQPLVYSMGLEEQRRVVARS, encoded by the coding sequence ATGACAAACACTAAAAAGCGGGTAGTGGTTGTCTGCCCTGGACGTGGTACGTATAACCGCAATGAGCTCGGGTATCTTGCGCGCTATCATGAGCGCCAGCGCCATCTGTTAGCAGAGTTCGATAGCTTACGTCAGGCGCAGGGGCGCGCAACTTTGAGTGCGTTAGACAGTGCACCATTATTTAAAAGCCGCGAGCATTTACAAGCACAAAATGCGGCGCCACTTATTTATAGTTGTGCCTTGTTTGATTTTCTCAACCTAAATTCAGACAGTTACGAGATTGTTGCGGTGACCGGCAACAGTATGGGTTGGTATATCGCACTTGCTTGCGCCGGCGCACTTGAGCCGAAACAGGGATTCGAGCTGGTTTCAGGCATGTCAGATTTAACACAAGGTGCAGACCTTGGTGGGCAGCTCATCTATCCAATCGTAGACGAACATTGGCGCCTCGACCCGAATCGTGTAGAGAAAGTGCATGCTGTCTTGACCAGTTCAGGCAATACGCCAGCAGAACAACTCTACATATCTATCGAGTTCGGTGGTTATGCGGTGCTCGCTGGAAGCCATGCCGCGATACGCGCCGCTAAGGCGCAGTTACCGGTGCTGGAAGACAAATACCCACTCGAATTGCCTGGGCATAGTGCATTTCATACGCCATTAATGGAGCGCGCCAGTGAAAAAGCCTTTGAGAAGTTCAATATGGAGTTTTTCAATGCGCCCAAGCTTCCTTTAATCGACGGCGATGGGCGTGTCTGGCAGCCTGAACTGACGAGTGTGGAAGCTTTGCGCAAATATACTTTACAGCAGCAAGTGACCGCCACCTACGGGTTCTCTAAAGCGATTCGTGTTGCCTTGCGTGAATTCACTCCCGACGCGCTTGTGCTCACGGGGCCAGGAAGCACCATGGGCGGCGCAATAGCGCAGGAAATGATCGCCCAGAAATGGCACGACTTATCGAGCAAAGAAGACTTCGTGAGTCGTCAAGCAGAGCAGCCACTTGTCTATTCCATGGGGTTAGAAGAGCAGCGTCGCGTGGTAGCAAGGTCGTGA
- a CDS encoding NTE family protein codes for MKIHPKLTVKLLFLSIFTTSPVFAEERIGLVLGGGGAKGLAHIGVLQYLETHRIPVDFVVGTSMGALAGGLYAQGQSADDLTSLVRTVDWQSVFTDEAPRAFRGLRRKEEDRIFPTQALLGFSDGEFKFPSALIQGQRLMPLLRSYSINSQAISHFDALPIPFRATAVDIETGELLIIEQGDIALAMRASMAIPGIFSPVNWQGRYVVDGGMVNNLPVDLALEMGATTLIVVDVGDGFPPFEELQGPIEIMEQAINLMIRNNSQEQVALLRSQDIHIVPDLLANDIGAADFGKAEQAIQAGYAAAEKLSDKLLALQLSPSEWAEYKAQRLLPESEFEPQWFRLENESNIPDDMLWANIATEPGKPFDEQILNQDIERIYGLGYFGQVDYQVMWEDDIAGVEIRAVPKRWGPDYLSFGLTLEDNFDSQSSYRAAVSYLRTEVNSLGAELQFDLQVGNEPLFRAQYWQPLKRDASAYTNTRLRFSRNRVNNFDGNSVVAVTEVDRQSLGFDLGTQWRHTADIRFSVDFATGDIENLNTSVSEHFQTGAASLQVTFDTLDSVYLPREGHLFTLKHQWHNTALGADVEFQQITLQSLHAKSFGDHTLVAGVKLGSTTEGNAPAYSQLQLGGFMNLSGFERNALSGQHLAFGQFVYLKRIAASRQFGALPVYVGTALEAGNIWQSSDSADLNDLIYSGSLLGVVTTPIGALYLGLSHNSEDQTGIYLAVGRPF; via the coding sequence ATGAAAATACACCCAAAACTTACAGTTAAATTACTCTTTTTAAGTATTTTTACTACCTCTCCTGTATTTGCAGAAGAGCGGATCGGTCTTGTGCTTGGCGGGGGTGGCGCAAAAGGCTTAGCTCACATTGGTGTGCTACAATACCTCGAAACACACCGTATTCCCGTAGATTTTGTCGTAGGCACCAGTATGGGCGCGCTTGCGGGCGGGTTATACGCGCAAGGCCAGTCGGCAGATGACCTCACGTCTTTAGTTCGCACCGTTGATTGGCAAAGTGTCTTCACAGATGAAGCACCTCGAGCCTTTCGTGGACTTCGTCGCAAAGAAGAAGACCGAATCTTTCCAACCCAAGCACTGCTTGGATTTTCAGACGGTGAATTCAAATTCCCATCGGCGTTAATTCAGGGACAACGCCTAATGCCACTGCTCAGAAGTTATTCAATCAACAGTCAAGCCATCTCTCACTTTGACGCGCTCCCCATTCCATTTCGGGCAACCGCGGTCGACATCGAAACAGGCGAGTTATTGATTATAGAACAAGGCGATATTGCCTTAGCCATGCGCGCCAGCATGGCGATTCCGGGAATATTCTCGCCCGTTAATTGGCAAGGCCGTTATGTTGTCGACGGCGGCATGGTAAACAACCTCCCAGTAGATCTCGCTTTGGAAATGGGCGCTACGACACTCATTGTTGTAGACGTAGGTGATGGTTTTCCTCCTTTCGAAGAGCTACAAGGCCCTATTGAGATTATGGAACAAGCCATAAATTTAATGATCCGAAATAACAGTCAGGAACAAGTGGCGCTTTTACGTTCGCAAGATATTCACATTGTTCCAGATTTACTGGCAAACGATATTGGCGCTGCCGACTTTGGCAAAGCTGAACAAGCGATACAAGCCGGCTACGCAGCTGCAGAAAAATTGAGCGATAAGCTCCTCGCGCTGCAACTCAGCCCCTCAGAATGGGCAGAGTACAAGGCACAACGGCTTCTTCCTGAAAGTGAATTCGAGCCGCAATGGTTTCGGTTAGAGAACGAATCGAATATTCCCGACGATATGTTGTGGGCCAATATTGCAACCGAGCCAGGCAAACCATTCGATGAACAGATCTTGAATCAAGATATCGAGCGCATTTATGGTCTTGGCTATTTTGGCCAAGTCGATTATCAAGTCATGTGGGAAGACGACATAGCCGGTGTCGAAATTCGAGCTGTACCTAAACGCTGGGGTCCTGACTATTTAAGCTTTGGACTGACTCTAGAAGACAATTTTGATAGCCAATCATCTTACCGAGCTGCAGTAAGCTATTTGCGAACGGAAGTGAATTCGCTTGGCGCCGAACTACAATTCGATTTGCAGGTGGGAAATGAACCCCTTTTTCGTGCGCAATATTGGCAGCCACTGAAACGTGACGCGAGTGCTTATACCAATACGAGATTGCGTTTTAGCCGCAATCGCGTCAACAATTTTGACGGTAATTCAGTTGTCGCTGTTACGGAGGTTGATCGACAAAGCCTCGGTTTTGATCTCGGAACACAGTGGCGACATACCGCCGATATTCGATTCAGTGTTGATTTTGCAACTGGCGATATAGAAAATTTAAATACAAGCGTGAGTGAGCACTTTCAAACTGGTGCAGCGAGCCTGCAAGTCACATTCGACACGCTCGACAGTGTCTACCTGCCCAGAGAAGGTCACCTGTTTACTTTGAAGCATCAATGGCATAACACGGCACTTGGTGCCGACGTCGAGTTCCAGCAAATAACCTTACAGTCGTTGCATGCAAAAAGTTTTGGTGACCATACATTGGTTGCGGGCGTCAAGCTGGGCTCCACAACGGAAGGCAATGCACCTGCGTATAGCCAGTTACAGTTGGGCGGCTTTATGAACCTCTCTGGCTTCGAACGTAATGCATTGTCGGGGCAGCACTTGGCGTTTGGTCAGTTCGTTTACTTAAAGAGGATCGCGGCAAGTCGCCAATTCGGTGCACTCCCAGTTTACGTAGGAACGGCCTTAGAAGCCGGAAACATCTGGCAATCGTCAGACAGCGCCGACCTGAACGATCTTATTTATAGTGGCTCTTTGCTTGGCGTTGTGACCACGCCGATAGGTGCGCTCTATTTGGGACTGAGCCATAATAGTGAAGACCAAACTGGCATTTATTTAGCGGTGGGTCGCCCTTTCTAG